The following proteins come from a genomic window of Gossypium raimondii isolate GPD5lz chromosome 5, ASM2569854v1, whole genome shotgun sequence:
- the LOC105767138 gene encoding vignain encodes MQETCDTQINEVATISGYQMVPKNDEEALLKAVANQPVSVALEGYGRDFQLYDGGVFTGDCGNSLTHAVTIVGYGTSKKGLNYWLIKNSWGQRWGENGHMKIQRNVERQGGLCGIAMKASYPTA; translated from the coding sequence ATGCAAGAAACTTGCGACACACAGATAAATGAAGTTGCCACCATCAGTGGCTATCAAATGGTGCCTAAAAATGACGAAGAAGCATTGCTTAAGGCTGTCGCGAATCAACCGGTCTCGGTTGCACTTGAAGGCTATGGACGAGACTTTCAGTTATACGATGGTGGAGTGTTTACAGGAGATTGTGGAAATTCTCTCACCCATGCAGTCACCATTGTTGGATATGGGACAAGTAAAAAAGGTTTAAACTATTGGCTGATTAAGAATTCATGGGGACAAAGATGGGGTGAAAATGGGCATATGAAGATTCAAAGGAATGTGGAAAGGCAAGGTGGCTTATGTGGTATCGCCATGAAAGCTTCGTATCCAACTGCATAA